Proteins from one Mycobacterium sp. SMC-2 genomic window:
- a CDS encoding bifunctional (p)ppGpp synthetase/guanosine-3',5'-bis(diphosphate) 3'-pyrophosphohydrolase — MADEKSAAQALDAPTDVADALLVGEPVTAQTAESPTETLKTSSSASRRVRARLARRMTSQRTALNPVLEPLVAVHRKIYPKANLSLLQRAFEVADQRHATQLRHSGDPYITHPLAVANILAELGMDTTTLVAALLHDTIEDTGYTLEALSEEFGEEVGHLVDGVTKLDRVVLGTAAEGETIRKMITAMARDPRVLVIKVADRLHNMRTMRFLPPEKQARKARETLEVIAPLAHRLGMASVKWELEDLSFAILHPKKYDEIVRLVAGRAPSRDTYLAKVRAEIVNTLSASKIKATVEGRPKHYWSIYQKMIVKGRDFDDIHDLVGIRILCDEIRECYAAVGVVHSLWQPMAGRFKDYIAQPRYGVYQSLHTTVVGPEGKPLEVQIRTRDMHRTAEYGIAAHWRYKEAKGRNGLPHPHAAAEIDDMAWMRQLLDWQREAADPGEFLESLRYDLAVQEIFVFTPKGDVVTLPNGSTPVDFAYAVHTEVGHRCIGARVNGRLVALERKLENGEVVEVFTSKAPNAGPSRDWQQFVVSPRAKAKIRQWFAKERREEALEAGKEAMAREVRRGGLPLQRLVNGESMAAVARELHYTDVSALYTAIGEGHVSARHVVQRLLAELGGIDQAEEDLAERSTPTTMLRRPRSSDDVGVSVPGAPGVLSKLAKCCTPVPGDQIMGFVTRGGGVSVHRTDCTNAASLQQQSERIIDVHWAPSPSSVFLVAIQVEALDRHRLLSDVTRVLADEKVNILSASVTTSNDRVAISRFTFEMGDPKHLGHLLNVVRNVEGVFDVYRVTSAA, encoded by the coding sequence GTGGCGGACGAGAAGAGCGCGGCGCAGGCGCTTGACGCGCCCACTGACGTCGCTGACGCCCTGCTGGTCGGGGAGCCGGTCACGGCGCAGACCGCCGAGTCGCCGACCGAGACCCTGAAAACCTCGAGCAGCGCGTCGCGTCGGGTCCGGGCCAGGCTGGCCCGCCGGATGACCTCCCAGCGCACCGCGCTCAACCCGGTGCTCGAACCGCTGGTGGCGGTGCACCGGAAGATCTATCCGAAGGCGAACCTGTCGTTGCTGCAGCGCGCCTTCGAGGTCGCCGACCAGCGGCACGCCACGCAGTTGCGCCATTCCGGTGACCCCTACATCACCCACCCCCTAGCCGTCGCGAACATCCTCGCCGAACTGGGCATGGACACCACCACGTTGGTGGCCGCGCTGCTGCACGACACCATCGAGGACACCGGCTACACGCTCGAGGCGCTGAGCGAGGAGTTCGGCGAGGAGGTGGGCCACCTCGTCGACGGCGTGACCAAGCTGGACCGGGTGGTGCTGGGCACCGCCGCCGAAGGCGAGACCATCCGCAAGATGATCACCGCGATGGCCCGCGACCCCCGGGTGCTGGTGATCAAGGTCGCCGACCGGCTGCACAACATGCGCACCATGCGCTTCCTGCCGCCGGAGAAGCAGGCGCGCAAGGCCCGCGAAACGCTGGAAGTCATTGCGCCCCTTGCGCATCGGCTGGGTATGGCCAGCGTCAAGTGGGAACTGGAAGACCTGTCCTTCGCGATCCTGCACCCGAAGAAGTACGACGAGATCGTCCGGCTGGTCGCCGGCCGCGCTCCGTCCCGGGACACCTACCTGGCCAAGGTCCGCGCCGAGATCGTCAACACCCTGAGCGCGTCGAAGATCAAGGCGACGGTGGAGGGCCGGCCCAAGCACTATTGGTCGATCTATCAGAAGATGATCGTCAAGGGCCGAGACTTCGACGACATCCACGACCTGGTCGGCATCCGGATCCTGTGCGACGAGATCCGGGAGTGCTATGCCGCTGTCGGCGTGGTGCATTCGTTGTGGCAGCCGATGGCCGGGCGATTCAAGGACTACATCGCCCAGCCCAGGTACGGCGTCTACCAGTCGTTGCACACCACGGTCGTCGGTCCGGAGGGCAAGCCGCTGGAGGTGCAGATCCGCACCCGCGACATGCACCGCACCGCCGAATACGGCATCGCCGCGCACTGGCGCTACAAGGAGGCCAAGGGCCGCAACGGCCTTCCGCATCCGCACGCCGCCGCCGAGATCGACGACATGGCCTGGATGCGCCAGCTGCTCGACTGGCAGCGGGAGGCCGCCGACCCTGGCGAGTTCCTGGAGTCGTTGCGCTACGACCTTGCGGTGCAAGAGATCTTCGTGTTCACCCCCAAGGGTGATGTGGTCACCTTGCCGAACGGGTCGACGCCGGTGGACTTCGCCTACGCCGTGCACACCGAGGTCGGCCACCGCTGCATCGGCGCGCGGGTCAACGGGCGGCTGGTGGCGCTGGAGCGCAAGCTGGAAAACGGCGAAGTCGTGGAGGTTTTCACGTCGAAGGCGCCCAACGCCGGGCCGTCACGCGACTGGCAGCAGTTCGTGGTGTCGCCGCGGGCCAAGGCGAAGATCCGGCAGTGGTTCGCCAAGGAGCGCCGCGAGGAGGCGCTGGAGGCGGGCAAGGAGGCGATGGCCCGCGAGGTGCGCCGGGGTGGACTTCCGTTGCAGCGCTTGGTCAATGGTGAGTCCATGGCGGCGGTGGCCCGCGAGCTGCACTACACCGACGTGTCCGCGCTCTACACCGCGATCGGCGAAGGCCACGTGTCGGCGCGGCACGTCGTGCAGCGCCTGCTCGCCGAACTCGGCGGCATCGACCAGGCCGAAGAGGATCTCGCCGAGCGGTCGACGCCGACGACCATGCTGCGGCGCCCGCGCAGCAGCGACGACGTCGGGGTCTCGGTGCCCGGCGCCCCGGGCGTGCTGTCCAAGCTGGCCAAGTGCTGCACCCCGGTGCCCGGTGACCAGATCATGGGGTTCGTCACCCGCGGCGGGGGGGTGAGCGTGCACCGCACCGACTGCACCAATGCCGCGTCGCTGCAGCAGCAGTCCGAGCGCATCATCGACGTGCATTGGGCACCGTCGCCGTCGTCGGTGTTCCTGGTGGCCATCCAGGTCGAGGCGCTCGACCGGCACCGGTTGCTCTCCGACGTCACGCGCGTGCTGGCCGACGAGAAGGTCAACATCTTGTCGGCGTCGGTCACCACCTCCAATGACCGGGTGGCGATCAGCCGGTTCACCTTCGAGATGGGCGACCCCAAACACCTCGGGCATCTGCTCAACGTGGTGCGCAACGTCGAGGGGGTCTTCGACGTCTACCGCGTGACGTCGGCCGCTTGA
- the yajC gene encoding preprotein translocase subunit YajC, whose amino-acid sequence MESLILFLPFLLIMGGFMYFASRRQKRAMQATIDLHESLQPGDRVHTTSGLEATVVEITEDAVDLEIAPGVVTRWMKLAIRDRILPDDDEDLADGDDTDDLAESDEGRVTKDS is encoded by the coding sequence ATGGAAAGTTTGATCCTGTTCCTGCCCTTCCTGCTGATCATGGGCGGGTTCATGTACTTCGCGTCGCGGCGCCAGAAGCGCGCCATGCAGGCCACCATCGACCTGCACGAGTCGCTGCAGCCGGGCGACCGCGTGCACACCACGTCGGGTCTCGAGGCCACGGTGGTCGAGATCACGGAAGACGCGGTCGACCTCGAGATCGCACCCGGGGTGGTGACCAGATGGATGAAGCTGGCCATCCGCGACCGGATCCTGCCCGACGACGACGAAGACCTCGCCGACGGTGACGACACCGACGACTTGGCAGAATCCGACGAGGGCCGGGTGACCAAGGATTCCTGA
- a CDS encoding ABC transporter substrate-binding protein, which produces MAGRYRLAGGAIGLAATLAAAFALTACSGSTASQVDYVVDGPLVTYNTNTVVGAASAGAQAFARTLAGFSYHGPDGQVVADRDFGTVSVVSGSPLVLDYQIADNAVYSDGKPVTCDDLVLAWAAQSGRYPDFNAGTQAGYLDIANVECLPGQKKARVSFIPDRGVVDYNQLFTATSLMPSHVIADQLHIDVTAALLSNNAQLVQQIAKLWNTIWDLKPGLDLRHFPSSGPYKIERVLDGGAVVLVANDRWWGPKAVTKRVTVWPQGPDIQDRVNNRSVDVVDVAAGSSGTLTTPDNYERADSPSGGIEQLIFAPQGPLSQPKTRRALALCTPRDTLAHDAGVPIANSRLNPATDDPATAGDGAAEATQFSKADPAAARDALGGAPMTVRIGYRGPNARLAVNVGVITKSCAAAGITVANVPLDTSGPQALRDNKIDVLLASTGGATGSGSTGSSAMDAYALHSGNGNNLSGYANPQVDSAIGALAVSADPAERVRLLGEAAPVLWADMPTLPLYRQQRTLLMSKKMYAVTKNPTRWGAGWNMDRWALVQ; this is translated from the coding sequence ATGGCCGGCAGGTATCGCCTCGCGGGGGGCGCTATCGGGTTGGCCGCAACGCTGGCGGCGGCCTTCGCGCTGACCGCGTGCTCGGGCAGCACCGCCTCCCAGGTCGACTATGTGGTCGACGGGCCGCTGGTCACCTACAACACCAACACCGTCGTGGGCGCCGCGTCGGCCGGGGCGCAGGCGTTCGCCCGCACGCTCGCCGGCTTCAGCTATCACGGCCCGGACGGGCAGGTCGTCGCCGACCGTGACTTCGGCACCGTGTCGGTGGTGAGCGGTTCGCCGCTGGTGCTGGACTACCAGATCGCCGACAACGCCGTCTATTCCGACGGCAAGCCGGTGACCTGCGACGACCTGGTGCTGGCCTGGGCGGCCCAGTCCGGCCGGTATCCCGACTTCAACGCGGGCACCCAGGCCGGTTACCTCGACATCGCCAATGTCGAGTGCCTGCCCGGGCAGAAGAAGGCCCGGGTGTCGTTCATCCCAGACCGCGGCGTCGTCGACTACAACCAGCTGTTCACCGCCACGTCGCTGATGCCGTCGCACGTGATCGCCGACCAGCTCCACATCGATGTGACCGCGGCGCTGCTGAGCAACAACGCCCAGCTCGTGCAGCAGATCGCCAAGCTGTGGAACACCATCTGGGACCTCAAGCCAGGCCTGGACCTCAGGCACTTCCCGTCATCGGGGCCGTACAAGATCGAACGCGTCCTGGACGGCGGGGCGGTGGTGCTGGTCGCCAACGACCGATGGTGGGGCCCCAAGGCGGTCACCAAGCGCGTCACGGTCTGGCCGCAGGGCCCCGACATCCAGGACCGGGTGAACAACCGCAGCGTCGACGTGGTCGACGTGGCAGCCGGCTCGTCGGGAACGCTGACGACCCCGGACAATTACGAGCGCGCGGATTCGCCGTCGGGCGGCATCGAGCAGCTCATCTTCGCGCCGCAGGGGCCGCTCTCGCAGCCCAAGACCCGGCGCGCGCTCGCGCTCTGCACGCCCCGCGACACGCTCGCGCACGACGCCGGGGTGCCGATAGCCAATTCACGCCTGAACCCGGCCACCGACGACCCCGCCACCGCCGGTGACGGCGCCGCCGAGGCCACCCAGTTCTCCAAGGCGGACCCGGCTGCCGCCCGCGACGCGCTCGGCGGTGCGCCGATGACGGTGCGGATCGGCTACCGGGGGCCCAACGCGCGGCTCGCGGTCAACGTCGGGGTGATCACCAAATCCTGCGCCGCGGCCGGCATCACCGTCGCCAACGTCCCCCTGGACACCTCGGGGCCGCAGGCGCTCAGGGACAACAAGATCGACGTGCTGCTGGCCAGCACCGGCGGGGCCACGGGCAGCGGGTCGACGGGGTCGTCGGCGATGGACGCCTACGCACTGCACAGCGGCAACGGCAACAACCTGTCGGGTTACGCGAACCCGCAGGTCGACAGCGCGATCGGCGCGCTAGCGGTGTCGGCCGACCCCGCCGAGCGCGTCCGGCTGCTGGGCGAGGCGGCGCCGGTGCTGTGGGCCGACATGCCGACGTTGCCCCTCTACCGGCAGCAGCGCACGCTGTTGATGTCGAAGAAGATGTATGCCGTGACCAAGAACCCGACCCGCTGGGGCGCCGGCTGGAACATGGACCGATGGGCCCTGGTCCAGTGA
- a CDS encoding peptidylprolyl isomerase: protein MPTNEQRRANAKRKLERQLERRAKQAKRRRIVLIAAASIVAVAAVVAVVLTVLNTKNEHKSNTAASTTSSAAGGPSETTTPPGPTPPVPPLPAFKPSADLGANCQYPASPEPAAKQVKPPRTGKVPTDPAQVSASMVTNQGRIGLMLANNESPCTVNSFASLIGQKYFDNTKCHRLTTSPDLGVLQCGDPKGDGTGGPGYQFANEYPTDQYPPNDPKAQQPVLYPRGTLAMANAGPGTNGSQFFMVYKDSQLPPQYTVFGTIQPDGLATLDKIAKAGVAGGGEDGVPASEVTITSLLLD, encoded by the coding sequence GTGCCGACCAATGAACAGCGACGTGCCAACGCCAAGCGCAAGCTCGAGCGGCAGCTGGAGCGCCGCGCGAAGCAGGCCAAGAGGCGCCGGATCGTGTTGATCGCCGCCGCCTCGATCGTGGCCGTGGCCGCGGTGGTCGCGGTGGTGCTCACCGTGCTCAACACCAAAAACGAGCACAAGAGCAACACCGCCGCGAGCACCACCTCCTCCGCCGCCGGCGGCCCTTCGGAGACCACCACACCGCCCGGGCCGACGCCGCCCGTTCCGCCGCTGCCCGCGTTCAAGCCCTCGGCCGACCTGGGCGCCAACTGCCAGTACCCGGCGTCACCGGAACCGGCCGCCAAGCAGGTCAAGCCGCCGCGCACCGGCAAGGTGCCCACCGATCCGGCGCAGGTGAGCGCCAGCATGGTGACCAATCAGGGCCGCATCGGACTAATGCTCGCCAACAACGAATCACCTTGCACGGTAAACAGTTTCGCGAGCCTGATCGGCCAGAAATACTTCGACAACACCAAATGCCACCGGCTGACCACGTCGCCCGACCTGGGCGTCCTGCAGTGCGGGGACCCCAAGGGCGACGGCACCGGCGGTCCGGGCTACCAGTTCGCCAACGAGTACCCGACCGACCAGTACCCGCCGAACGACCCGAAGGCCCAGCAGCCCGTCCTCTACCCGCGCGGCACCCTGGCCATGGCCAACGCCGGTCCCGGCACCAACGGCAGCCAGTTCTTCATGGTGTACAAGGACTCCCAGCTGCCACCCCAATACACCGTGTTCGGCACGATCCAGCCCGACGGGCTGGCCACGCTGGACAAGATCGCTAAGGCCGGCGTCGCCGGCGGCGGCGAGGATGGCGTCCCGGCCTCCGAGGTCACCATCACGTCGCTGTTGCTCGACTAA
- the secD gene encoding protein translocase subunit SecD, producing MASSSAPVHPARYLSVFLLLLVGVYLLVFLTGDKRAAPKLGIDLQGGTRVTLTARTPDGSRPSRDALAQAQQIISARVNGLGVSGSEVVVDGDNLVITVPGNDGNEARNLGQTARLYIRPVLNSMPAQELQPKPAPQAPPPGQAPPPGQAPPPGQAPPPGQPAPAQPAPPAGRPPAQPRPYPQDPPPPPPSPAPPPAPAGNPPPADVPPVEQPAPADPRKELADRIADEKKWRQSTRQGVQFLALQFQATRCDKEDILAGNDDPNLPLVTCSTDHKVAYLLAPSIISGDQIQDATSGMNQRGIGYVVDLQFKPAAASTWADFTAAHIGTQTAFTLDSQVVSAPMIQEAIPGGRTQITGGDPPFTAATAKQLANVLKYGSLPLSFESSEAQTVSATLGLTSLRAGLLAGAIGLVLVLIYSLLYYRVLGLLTALSLAASGAMVFAILVLLGRYINYTLDLAGIAGLIIGIGTTADSFVVFFERIKDEIREGRSFRSAVPRGWVRARKTIVSGNAVTFLAAGVLYFLAIGQVKGFAFTLGLTTILDVVVVFLVTWPLVYLASKSPTLAKPAYNGLGAVQQVARERRASSQVKTGRG from the coding sequence GTGGCATCGTCTTCGGCGCCGGTGCACCCTGCCCGCTACCTGTCGGTTTTCCTGTTGCTGCTCGTCGGGGTCTATCTGCTGGTCTTTCTGACCGGGGACAAGCGGGCCGCCCCCAAGCTCGGTATCGACCTTCAGGGCGGCACCCGCGTCACGCTGACCGCGCGCACCCCGGACGGCTCACGTCCGAGCCGCGATGCGCTGGCGCAGGCACAGCAGATCATCAGCGCGCGGGTCAACGGGTTGGGCGTCTCCGGTTCGGAGGTCGTGGTCGACGGCGACAACCTCGTCATCACCGTGCCCGGAAACGACGGCAACGAGGCCCGCAACCTGGGACAGACCGCCCGGCTGTACATCCGCCCGGTGCTCAACTCGATGCCGGCGCAGGAGCTCCAGCCCAAGCCCGCCCCCCAGGCCCCCCCGCCGGGCCAGGCGCCGCCCCCGGGCCAGGCGCCGCCCCCGGGCCAGGCGCCGCCGCCCGGCCAGCCCGCACCGGCCCAGCCCGCGCCGCCCGCCGGCCGACCGCCGGCCCAACCGCGGCCGTATCCGCAGGACCCGCCACCGCCACCGCCCAGCCCCGCGCCGCCTCCGGCGCCCGCGGGCAACCCGCCACCGGCGGACGTGCCCCCGGTTGAGCAGCCGGCGCCCGCCGATCCGCGCAAGGAGCTCGCCGACCGCATCGCCGACGAGAAGAAGTGGCGTCAGAGCACCCGCCAGGGCGTCCAATTCCTCGCGCTGCAGTTCCAGGCGACCCGCTGCGACAAAGAGGACATCCTCGCCGGCAACGACGACCCGAATCTGCCCCTGGTGACCTGCTCGACCGACCACAAGGTGGCCTACCTGCTGGCGCCGTCGATCATCAGCGGCGACCAGATCCAGGACGCCACGTCGGGCATGAACCAGCGCGGCATCGGTTACGTCGTGGACCTGCAATTCAAGCCCGCGGCCGCCAGCACCTGGGCGGACTTCACCGCCGCCCACATCGGCACCCAGACCGCCTTCACGCTGGACTCGCAGGTGGTCAGCGCCCCGATGATCCAGGAAGCCATCCCCGGCGGCCGGACCCAGATCACCGGTGGCGACCCACCGTTCACCGCCGCGACCGCCAAGCAGCTGGCCAACGTCCTGAAATACGGCTCGCTGCCGCTGTCCTTCGAGTCTTCGGAGGCCCAAACCGTCTCGGCCACACTGGGATTGACCTCGCTGCGGGCCGGTCTGCTGGCCGGCGCGATCGGCCTGGTGCTGGTGCTGATCTATTCGTTGCTCTACTACCGCGTGCTGGGATTGCTCACGGCACTGTCGTTAGCCGCTTCCGGCGCAATGGTTTTCGCGATCCTGGTGTTGTTGGGACGCTATATCAACTACACCCTGGACCTGGCGGGCATCGCGGGTCTGATCATCGGCATCGGCACCACCGCCGACTCGTTCGTGGTGTTCTTCGAACGCATCAAAGACGAAATCCGCGAAGGCCGTTCGTTCCGGTCGGCGGTGCCGCGAGGCTGGGTGCGGGCCCGCAAGACGATCGTGTCGGGCAACGCCGTCACCTTCCTCGCCGCCGGCGTGCTGTACTTCCTGGCCATCGGCCAGGTGAAGGGGTTCGCCTTCACGTTGGGCCTCACCACGATCCTCGATGTCGTGGTGGTGTTCCTGGTGACCTGGCCGTTGGTCTACCTTGCATCCAAGTCACCGACGTTGGCCAAACCCGCATACAACGGTCTGGGAGCCGTTCAGCAGGTCGCCCGCGAGCGCCGGGCTTCGTCGCAAGTGAAGACGGGACGGGGATAG
- the secF gene encoding protein translocase subunit SecF — protein MSASKASKDATEITEASDDTEQLTDGGAGQPRHGFLSRLYTGTGAFEVIGRRRLWYGISGAIVAVAIVSIVLRGFTFGIDFKGGTTVSMPRGTATVATVSDVFKKTLGSDPESVVVVGNGAAATVQIRSETLTNDQTTKLRNALFDAFQPKGADGKPAKEAISDSAVSSTWGGQITDKALIALAVFVALVSLYITVRYERYMAISALTTMCFDLAVTAGVYSLVGFEVTPATVIGWLTILGFSLYDTVIVFDKVEENTHGFQHTTRRTFAEQANLAINQTFMRSINTSLIGVLPVLALMVVAVWLLGVGTLKDLALVQLVGILVGTYSSIFFATPLLVTLRERTELVRTHTRRVTRRRSGGAETAEETKPTAPTADESAEPETAATAPAPSDKPAPSKPAPGARPVRPTGTRRPSGKRNAGRR, from the coding sequence ATGAGTGCCTCCAAGGCATCCAAGGACGCGACCGAGATCACCGAAGCCTCCGACGACACCGAGCAACTGACCGACGGCGGCGCCGGCCAGCCGCGGCACGGTTTTCTCTCGCGGCTCTACACCGGCACCGGCGCCTTCGAGGTGATCGGTCGGCGCCGCCTCTGGTACGGCATCAGCGGCGCGATCGTCGCGGTCGCGATCGTCAGCATCGTGTTGCGCGGCTTCACCTTTGGGATCGACTTCAAGGGCGGCACGACGGTGTCCATGCCGCGCGGCACGGCGACGGTGGCCACGGTGTCCGACGTCTTCAAAAAGACCCTCGGCAGCGACCCCGAATCGGTGGTCGTCGTAGGCAACGGCGCGGCGGCGACGGTCCAGATCCGCTCGGAGACGCTGACCAACGACCAGACCACCAAGCTGCGCAACGCCCTGTTCGATGCGTTCCAGCCCAAAGGCGCCGACGGCAAGCCCGCCAAGGAGGCCATCAGCGACTCGGCGGTGTCGTCGACCTGGGGCGGCCAGATCACCGACAAGGCGCTGATCGCGCTGGCGGTGTTCGTGGCGCTGGTCAGCCTGTACATCACCGTGCGCTACGAGCGCTACATGGCGATCTCGGCGCTGACGACGATGTGTTTCGACCTCGCTGTCACGGCGGGTGTGTACTCGCTGGTGGGCTTCGAGGTCACCCCGGCCACGGTCATCGGCTGGCTGACGATCCTCGGGTTCTCCCTTTACGACACCGTCATCGTGTTCGACAAAGTCGAGGAGAACACCCACGGTTTCCAGCACACCACCCGGCGCACCTTCGCCGAACAGGCCAACCTCGCGATCAACCAGACGTTCATGCGCTCCATCAACACCAGCCTGATCGGGGTGTTGCCGGTCCTGGCGCTGATGGTCGTGGCGGTGTGGCTGCTGGGCGTCGGCACGCTGAAGGACCTGGCGCTGGTGCAGCTGGTCGGCATCCTGGTCGGCACCTACTCGTCGATCTTCTTCGCGACCCCACTGCTGGTCACGCTGCGCGAGCGCACGGAGCTGGTGCGCACGCACACCCGCCGCGTCACCCGGCGCCGCAGCGGCGGCGCCGAGACCGCCGAGGAGACCAAGCCCACCGCGCCCACCGCGGACGAATCTGCGGAGCCGGAGACCGCCGCGACCGCACCCGCGCCGTCCGACAAGCCCGCACCCAGCAAGCCGGCGCCGGGTGCCCGCCCGGTGCGCCCGACCGGGACCCGGCGTCCGAGCGGCAAGCGAAACGCCGGCCGGCGGTAA
- a CDS encoding adenine phosphoribosyltransferase — translation MGPGPVTSVGGSASVANVIASLLREVSDFPKPGVQFKDLTPLFADPRGLAAVTDALAEIASGADLVAGIDSRGFLAAAAVADRLRTGVLAIRKAGKLPPPVHAEHYDLEYGSATLEIPADGIDLRGRHVVIIDDVLATGGTLAAAARLLERTGATVIAAAVILELTELDGRQAVADLPVHSLSRV, via the coding sequence ATGGGCCCTGGTCCAGTGACGAGCGTCGGGGGGAGCGCGTCGGTGGCGAACGTCATCGCCTCCCTGCTGCGCGAGGTGTCCGACTTTCCCAAGCCGGGGGTCCAGTTCAAGGACCTCACGCCGTTGTTCGCCGACCCGCGGGGATTGGCGGCGGTCACCGACGCGTTGGCCGAGATCGCGTCCGGCGCCGACCTGGTGGCCGGGATCGACTCCCGCGGGTTCCTGGCGGCGGCGGCCGTCGCCGACCGGCTGCGCACGGGTGTGCTGGCCATCCGCAAGGCCGGAAAGCTGCCGCCGCCGGTGCACGCTGAGCATTACGACCTGGAGTACGGCAGCGCCACGCTGGAGATCCCCGCCGACGGCATCGACCTGCGCGGACGCCACGTCGTGATCATCGACGACGTGCTGGCCACCGGGGGGACCCTGGCCGCGGCGGCCCGGTTGCTGGAACGCACCGGCGCGACCGTGATCGCGGCGGCGGTGATCCTCGAACTGACCGAGCTCGATGGCCGCCAGGCGGTCGCGGACTTGCCGGTGCACAGCCTCAGTCGCGTCTAG
- the gabT gene encoding 4-aminobutyrate--2-oxoglutarate transaminase gives MAGLEQTRQLITEIPGPASLELTKRRTAAVSHGVNVSLPVFVARAFGGIIEDVDGNRLIDLASGIAVTTIGNSSPRVVEAVRAQVAEFTHTCFMVVPYEQYIAVAEELNRITPGSFEKRSVLFNSGAEAVENAVKVARSYTRKPAVVAFNHAYHGRTNLAMALTAKSKPYKSGFGPFAPEVYRAPMSYPYRDGLLDKELATDGEKAAARAIDVIESQVGADSLAAVIIEPIAGEGGFIVPAEGFLPALLDWCRTNEVVFIADEVQSGFARTGAMFACEHEGIEPDLICTAKGIADGLPLSAVTGRAQIMDAPHVGGLGGTFGGNPIACAAALATITTIESDGLIERARQLERLITEPLLRLQAGDDRIGDVRGRGAMIAIELVKPGTAEPDAELTRKLSTAAHAAGVVVLTCGMFGNIIRLLPPLTISDELLRDGLEILGQLLGEL, from the coding sequence GTGGCCGGCCTCGAGCAGACACGCCAGCTGATCACCGAAATCCCCGGTCCCGCTTCGCTGGAACTGACCAAACGCCGCACCGCGGCGGTGTCGCACGGGGTGAACGTCTCGTTGCCGGTGTTCGTGGCGCGCGCCTTCGGCGGCATCATCGAGGACGTCGACGGCAACCGGCTCATCGACCTGGCTTCCGGCATCGCGGTGACCACCATCGGCAATTCCTCGCCCCGGGTGGTGGAGGCGGTGCGCGCCCAGGTCGCCGAGTTCACCCACACCTGCTTCATGGTCGTGCCGTACGAGCAGTACATCGCCGTCGCCGAAGAGCTCAACCGGATCACGCCGGGCTCCTTCGAGAAACGCTCGGTGTTGTTCAACTCCGGCGCCGAGGCGGTCGAGAACGCCGTCAAGGTCGCCCGCTCCTACACCCGCAAGCCCGCCGTCGTGGCGTTCAACCACGCCTATCACGGCCGCACCAACCTGGCCATGGCGCTGACCGCCAAGTCCAAGCCCTACAAGAGCGGCTTCGGCCCGTTCGCGCCGGAGGTCTACCGGGCGCCGATGTCCTACCCGTACCGGGACGGCCTGCTCGACAAGGAGCTGGCCACCGACGGGGAGAAGGCCGCCGCCCGGGCGATCGACGTGATCGAGAGCCAGGTCGGGGCCGACAGCCTCGCCGCGGTCATCATCGAACCGATCGCCGGCGAAGGCGGATTCATCGTGCCCGCGGAGGGATTCCTGCCCGCCCTGCTCGACTGGTGCCGCACGAACGAGGTGGTGTTCATCGCCGACGAGGTGCAGAGCGGGTTCGCCCGCACCGGCGCCATGTTCGCCTGCGAACACGAGGGCATCGAGCCCGACCTGATCTGCACCGCCAAAGGCATCGCCGACGGGCTGCCGCTGTCGGCGGTCACCGGCCGCGCGCAGATCATGGACGCACCGCATGTCGGCGGTTTGGGCGGCACATTCGGCGGCAACCCAATCGCTTGTGCGGCGGCACTGGCCACCATCACCACGATCGAAAGTGACGGCCTGATCGAGCGGGCCCGGCAACTGGAACGGCTGATCACCGAACCGTTGTTGCGCCTGCAGGCCGGTGATGACCGGATCGGCGATGTGCGCGGGCGCGGCGCCATGATCGCGATCGAGCTGGTGAAACCCGGCACCGCCGAGCCCGACGCGGAATTGACTCGGAAGCTGTCCACCGCAGCCCACGCGGCCGGCGTGGTCGTGTTGACCTGCGGCATGTTCGGCAACATCATCCGGCTCCTGCCACCGCTGACCATCAGCGACGAGCTGCTGAGGGACGGGCTCGAAATTCTGGGTCAGCTGCTGGGCGAACTGTAA